TTAAAAATTATTCCGGTTTTTTTGCGATATCCCGGACATCTTCGGAAATGCGGAACAGTACAATCACCACTTCCAGCCAGACCCTGATGAGAATGGTGTAAATAATGAACACAATCGGCGAAAGAATGAGCGCCAAAATGCCCGCCAAAACGCCCGCGCCAAAGCCTTTGATGATTACGGCGATCGCCCCGATGCCGGCGAAAAGAATTCCGATGGCGTAAATGACCTTGATGATTTTGATGGTGACAAAATCTTTGAACGAAAAATCGAACAGCGTGTTAAGAAAATCTTGCATGGCTTTGTCTCCTCTTTTTGTTTATGGTTATTTCTGTTTAAGAATTTTCAGAAGCTTTCGCGCCCCTGAAAGGCGCCATGAAATTATCTCTTCTTTAAATAATAATAAAATATGGGGGGAAATGCAAGAACATTTTGCACGGAACCGCTTTTTAATTTTATTTTTAAAAAATATCTTGACTTTTGTGAGGAAATTTGACATCTTTTGAAAAGTGAAATGATTTGAGGGAATTTACATGCAAAAGCTTTTTGACTGGGTTTATGCAAAAACCGGTGTGACTCAGCTATTTCAGGAGCGTCTGCTGGAAAGTTTGCTGATCATCGGAGTGTTAGTGCTGATTCGGTTCCTCACCTTAAATTTTGTTTATCGTGAGATCGAAGACACGCGGAAACGAT
This Calditrichota bacterium DNA region includes the following protein-coding sequences:
- a CDS encoding DUF4282 domain-containing protein — its product is MQDFLNTLFDFSFKDFVTIKIIKVIYAIGILFAGIGAIAVIIKGFGAGVLAGILALILSPIVFIIYTILIRVWLEVVIVLFRISEDVRDIAKKPE